Proteins encoded together in one Prunus dulcis chromosome 3, ALMONDv2, whole genome shotgun sequence window:
- the LOC117623578 gene encoding plasmodesmata-located protein 7, with protein sequence MMGTTLLSCFTVLVSLSCLYSPTSSSSTDSFVFGGCTQQKYAPDSPYESNLNSLLTSLVNSATYSSYNNYTIMGSSPQDVIYGLYQCRGDLAMPDCATCVARAVSQVGHLCSYTSGGALQLEGCYIKYDNTSFLGVEDKTVVLKKCGPSIGYDADGMGRRDSVLAALVGSSGPYRVGGSGEVQGLAQCVGDLSLSECQDCVSEAIGRVKSECGGAVYGDMFLAKCYARYSTGGSNFYSKGHHDKSTNDSEKTFAVIIGLLAGVALLIVFLTFIRKVFGGNGK encoded by the exons ATGATGGGAACAACTCTTCTCTCCTGCTTTACAGTCcttgtttctctctcatgTCTCTACAGTCCTACAAGTTCCTCCTCCACAGACTCCTTTGTGTTTGGAGGCTGCACACAGCAAAAGTATGCACCCGACTCGCCCTACGAGTCGAATCTCAACTCACTCCTCACCTCCCTGGTCAACTCGGCCACCTACTCCTCCTACAACAACTACACCATCATGGGCTCAAGCCCTCAAGACGTCATCTACGGACTCTACCAATGCCGTGGTGACCTGGCCATGCCCGACTGCGCCACTTGTGTTGCTCGTGCCGTGAGCCAAGTAGGGCACCTCTGCTCCTACACCTCCGGTGGCGCTCTTCAGCTAGAAGGATGCTACATCAAGTATGACAACACTAGTTTTTTGGGCGTGGAGGACAAGACTGTGGTGTTGAAGAAATGTGGACCGTCGATTGGGTATGATGCCGATGGAATGGGCCGTAGAGATTCAGTGTTGGCGGCCTTGGTTGGGTCCAGTGGGCCATATAGGGTTGGTGGGTCCGGGGAAGTGCAGGGTTTGGCGCAATGCGTTGGTGATTTAAGCTTATCGGAGTGTCAGGATTGTGTGTCGGAGGCAATAGGACGGGTTAAAAGTGAGTGTGGTGGAGCTGTTTATGGTGATATGTTCTTGGCCAAGTGTTATGCTAGGTACTCAACTGGTGGATCTAATTTTTACTCTAAGGGCCATCATG ATAAATCTACCAATGATAGTGAGAAGACATTTGCTGTTATTATTGGACTATTGGCTGGAGTTGCTCTGCTCATCGTTTTTCTTACCTTCATCAGAAAGGTGTTTGGGGGAAATG gtaaataa
- the LOC117623552 gene encoding ADP-ribosylation factor-like protein 8c: MGLLDSFLTWLRSLFFKQEMELSLVGLQNAGKTSLLNAIATGGYSEDMIPTVGFNMRKVTKGNVTIKVWDLGGQRRFRTMWERYCRGVSVIVYVVDAADRDSVPISRSELHDLLMKPSLSGIPLLVLGNKIDKSEALSKQALVDQLGLDSITDKEVCCYMISCKDSINIDVVIDWLIKHSKTAT, encoded by the exons ATGGGTTTGTTGGATTCCTTCCTCACTTGGCTCCGGAG CTTATTCTTTAAACAGGAAATGGAACTTTCACTAGTTGGGCTTCAGAATGCAGGAAAGACATCTCTTTTAAATGCCATTGCT ACAGGTGGCTACAGTGAGGACATGATTCCAACT GTTGGATTCAACATGCGAAAAGTAACCAAGGGAAATGTGACAATTAAGGTTTGGGACCTTGGAGGGCAACGGAGGTTCCGTACAATGTGGGAGCGTTACTGTCGTGGTGTCTCTGTAATTGT GTATGTAGTTGATGCTGCTGATAGAGACAGTGTTCCAATATCTCGAAGTGAGCTACATGATCTCTTGATGAAACCTTCCTTAAGTGGGATTCCTTTACTTGTTCTTGGCAACAAAATCGACAAGTCTGAGGCTCTTTCCAAGCAAGCATTGGTTGATCAACT AGGCCTTGATTCAATTACGGACAAGGAGGTCTGCTGCTATATGATCTCATGCAAGGATTCCATAAATATAGATGTTGTCATTGATTGGCTTATCAAACACTCCAAAACGGCAACCTGA
- the LOC117623577 gene encoding probable inactive receptor kinase At1g48480 has protein sequence MKSPKQRNMVFTTLLLIYSLGLCLIASSDLAADREALLALRTAVKGRSMEWNVTGTNPCLWPGVECESGRVTKLRLPGRALVGQLPLGLGNLTQLSTLSLRLNALSGQVPNDLVNLVNLKSLYLQGNSFSGPIPEFLFNMQSLTRLSLAKNKFSGEISPGFNNLTSLVTLHLEENQLTGSIPELGLALEQFNVSSNQLNGSIPSKLSDWPENAFQGNLLCGKPLKACNGTENTGKKNKLSGGAIAGIVIGCIFGLFFIIAIVIFLCKRNKNGEEGTEYVAPAKVREVETASGKTGVDSESLSTDFSAASKGNVKSGGGSKSLVFFGDAVKVFDLEDLLRASAEVLGKGTFGTTYKAALELGVSMAVKRLKEVTVSEKVFRENIEEIGGMDHVNLVPLRAYYYSRDEKLLVYDYMPMGSLSALLHGNRGAGRTPLNWETRSGIAVGAARAITYLHSHGPTISHGNIKSSNILLTRSFEACVSDFCLAHLASPTSTPNRISGYRAPELTDASKVTQKADVYSFGVLLLELLTGKAPTQAIMNEEGVDLPRWVHSVVREEWTVEVFDLELLRYQNVEEDMVQLLQIALECTVQHPDNRPLMGDVTSRIEELYSASLKHGQDANPDISRDVDDGLSQQHFSADSHIRP, from the exons ATGAAGTCTCCAAAGCAGCGCAACATGGTTTTCACCACTTTGTTGCTGATATATAGTCTTGGCCTTTGCCTGATTGCGAGTTCTGATCTGGCTGCAGATAGAGAGGCCTTGTTGGCTCTCAGAACAGCCGTTAAAGGCCGTTCAATGGAGTGGAACGTAACGGGGACCAACCCCTGTTTATGGCCTGGCGTTGAATGTGAGTCAGGCCGAGTCACTAAGTTGAGGCTTCCGGGTCGGGCACTAGTTGGGCAACTCCCTCTGGGTCTCGGCAACCTGACCCAACTCTCGACCCTCTCTCTACGCCTAAACGCGCTTTCAGGCCAAGTCCCAAATGACCTTGTCAACCTCGTCAACCTCAAAAGTCTCTACTTGCAAGGTAACTCATTCTCGGGTCCGATTCCAGAATTTTTGTTCAATATGCAAAGCCTTACGAGATTGAGCCTTGCTAAAAATAAATTCTCCGGTGAAATTTCGCCGGGGTTTAATAACTTGACGAGTTTGGTAACTCTGCATTTGGAAGAGAATCAGCTTACTGGGTCAATTCCTGAACTGGGTTTGGCCCTTGAACAGTTCAATGTTTCGTCCAACCAGTTAAACGGGTCGATCCCTTCAAAGCTTTCGGATTGGCCCGAAAACGCTTTCCAGGGAAATTTGCTTTGTGGGAAGCCATTGAAGGCCTGTAATGGGACAGAGAATACTGggaagaagaacaagttgTCTGGTGGGGCAATTGCAGGGATTGTTATTGGTTGTATTTTTggtctcttttttattattgccATTGTGATCTTTTTGTgtaagagaaataaaaatggtGAAGAGGGTACAGAGTATGTTGCTCCAGCGAAGGTTCGGGAAGTTGAAACCGCCAGTGGAAAGACAGGGGTCGATAGTGAGAGTTTGAGTACTGATTTCTCGGCTGCGTCCAAAGGGAATGTGAAGAGTGGTGGTGGGAGTAAGAGTTTGGTGTTTTTCGGGGATGCAGTGAAGGTGTTTGATTTGGAGGATTTGTTGAGGGCATCGGCCGAGGTGCTTGGGAAGGGGACTTTTGGGACTACCTATAAGGCGGCTTTGGAATTGGGGGTGTCCATGGCAGTGAAGAGGTTGAAGGAGGTGACTGTATCGGAGAAGGTATTTAGGGAAAATATTGAAGAAATCGGGGGAATGGATCATGTGAATTTGGTCCCACTGAGGGCTTACTATTACAGCAGGGATGAGAAGCTTCTTGTGTATGATTACATGCCTATGGGAAGCTTATCTGCTCTTTTGCACG GAAACAGAGGCGCTGGAAGGACTCCATTGAATTGGGAAACAAGGTCTGGCATTGCTGTTGGAGCTGCTCGTGCAATTACATACCTACATTCTCATGGTCCTACGATCTCACACGGAAACATTAAATCttcaaacattcttctcactAGATCCTTTGAAGCATGTGTCTCTGATTTTTGCCTTGCTCATCTTGCAAGCCCAACCTCTACTCCCAACCGCATTTCTGGTTATCGTGCTCCAGAACTCACAGATGCTAGCAAAGTAACCCAAAAAGCAGATGTTTACAGCTTTGGTGTATTGCTTTTGGAGCTGCTTACAGGAAAGGCTCCAACCCAAGCTATCATGAATGAGGAAGGAGTAGACCTTCCAAGATGGGTTCACTCTGTGGTCCGAGAGGAGTGGACTGTTGAGGTGTTTGACCTCGAGCTTCTCAGGTACCAGAATGTTGAGGAGGATATGGTTCAACTTTTACAGATTGCACTTGAATGTACCGTTCAGCACCCTGATAATCGCCCTTTAATGGGCGATGTAACTAGCCGAATTGAGGAGCTTTATAGTGCCAGTTTAAAGCATGGACAAGATGCAAATCCTGATATATCTCGTGATGTGGATGATGGGCTTTCTCAGCAGCATTTCTCAGCTGACTCTCATATACGTCCATAA
- the LOC117623580 gene encoding 15.7 kDa heat shock protein, peroxisomal, translated as MAADSIFGYPLRRFLWSPPIFREWSGSTALMDWLESPNAHIFKINVPGFRKEDIKVQIDEGNVLQIKGEGGKEEAYHAKDTVWHVAERGTGKGDFSREIELPENVKVDQIKAQVENGVLTIVVPKDATPKPSKVRNINITSKL; from the exons atggCAGCTGATAGCATTTTTGGGTACCCATTGAGGCGCTTCCTCTGGAGCCCTCCGATTTTCCGAGAATGGTCAGGATCAACGGCCCTCATGGACTGGCTTGAATCTCCTAATGCccacatattcaaaatcaatgtTCCAG gtTTTAGAAAGGAGGACATAAAAGTGCAGATAGATGAAGGGAACGTTCTGCAGATAAAAGGGGAAGGCGGGAAAGAGGAGGCTTACCATGCAAAAGACACAGTTTGGCATGTGGCTGAGAGAGGGACGGGGAAAGGAGACTTTTCTCGGGAAATTGAATTGCCGGAAAACGTGAAGGTGGATCAGATAAAAGCTCAAGTGGAGAATGGAGTTCTCACCATTGTTGTCCCTAAAGATGCAACCCCCAAGCCATCTAAAGTGCGAAACATCAACATCACCAGCAAGCTCTaa